The DNA segment GAACGAATGGGGATGCAGAGAGGCCTGGAGCAAGGAATCCAGCAAGGAATCCAGCAGGGAATCCAGCAAGGCGTGCAACAAGGCGTGCAGCAAGGCGTGCAGCAGGGTCAGGCAGAAATGGTGTTGCGTGTGTTGAACCGACGCTTCGGTATGATTTCTGCTGACCTGACGGCGTCCATTTGCGGCTTGCCCAGCCCGCACCTGCCTATCTTACTGGATGTGGCGCTGAGTGCGGAGGCGTTGCCCGAAGTAGCAGCCGTGGTCACGACGCTCATTGCCAACACCGATAAGGTCAACCCATCGCCGATGTGAGCGGCGCGATCCGCTGGACGCGCCGCTCCAGGCGCGGTAATTGAAAAAGCACGCCCATTGGCGTATAATAACAATACAACCTCTGATGAAACGGCCGCTGAAGCCGGTTGCGTACAGAGGTTGCGAGTTTACCCGTGCGTATTCACACAGCCCCTTGAAGGAGAACATCATGGCTGAGAGTGTGTACAAGGTTATAGAACTCATTGGCACGAGCAGTGAGTCGTGGGAAAAAGCCGCGACTAACGCGGTCGAGACGGCTTCCAAGAGCCTGCGCGAACTGCGCATCGCCGAGGTCGTGCAGTTGGACATGCACTTGGACGAAGGCAGGATCGTTGCCTATCGCGCCAAGCTGAAGGTGTCGTTCAAGTACGAGTCCGGCGACTAGGCCGGAGTCAGGATCGCCTGTCCGAATTTCCCCCAACACCAAACGACGCACCTGTGAAGGTGCGTCGTTTTGCGTCCCGAAATCAACCGGTACGATGTAACTGTATGAGCATCAGTTTTTCCCTGTGCGTTTCTGCATGTTTGCATCAGGTCCAATACCAGGAAAATACCATTCCCAAAGCTGGTTACTGATCGTAACGGTAAACGGAAGGGTATGCGATAGAATGCCGCTGGTGGCAACAAGAAAACCTGGGTAGGAATCTGGCGCTATCGAAGGAGCGCTTGTCAGCGTCAGGGTAAAGACTTCGCCAGGTTGCACAATGGCCGGAGTCGGCGCCAACGTCAACTCGGCCGGTAATCCGCGGACCGTTACGCTGATTGGCTCTGCCCAACCTCCCTGTGCTTCGATGCTAACCCGGCGTTGCGTCGCTGTATCTGGCGGTAGCAACCAGGCGGTTGGCAGTTGGTTCAAGCCAAAATCAGGCGTGGGCGAGAAGCGCCAGATCTGACTAAATACCAACACCCAGAGATGACCGTGAGGATCCACTTCCAGCGATGGAATGAAGTGGCTATCGAGCGGCCAGGGGTAGACCAGCGAACGTCCCCTGGAGTCGAAATACTCGAGCGTTTCTGACTGGGAGGAGGAATAGAAGCGGATCCACAGTCCTCCGTCAGCGGTTACTGCCCAGAGTTGATTGCGTCGGGTGGTTGTGCGCAACCATTCAGGATGATCGCGGAAGATTTGTCTCAACGGCCCGATTTGAATTGTTCCATCGGCCATGACATACAGCATGTCATGATGCGACGGTTGGCAAACGCCGTGGTCATCGTGACGAAAAACAAAGAGGGGACCGGCCGTGGAGGGTACGAGACCGCACACGGAAATGTTATCGCTAACAATGCGCCAGTCAGAGCCTTCATAGCGATAAAGTCCGGTATTGTCTCCGTACCAGGGGTAGCCTTGCGCGTCCACCGCCACTATACCATTGCTATCAACGGTGAGTAATTCGTAGTGAGTCCAATCATCGTCCGCCGTACTCGTCGGTGTGCCGCCATCGTCGAGGCGATAGACGCCATCGCCATTGCTAACAAACCATACATGACGTTCATCCTGGACAAAGATATTGGTCAGGCGCTCGTAGTTGCCTGAAGGTCTGCCGCTCGGATACCACGCGCCGTTGTACAGGCGCAGCAACTCGTTGAAGGAGAACCAATAACGCCAGCGCGTACCACTGGCGACCCAAACATCACCCGTTGGTCCGCCAGCCATTGCGGTTAGCTCCATCACTTCCAGATCGGTATCTGCATACTGCCAGCGATCGTCCAACAACGATGATGTTCCGCGATCATCGAGGCCTTGCAGGTTGCCATAGGTGTTCGATCCACCTACTTCTGAGTGAATCCATACTTTGCCATCCCCGCCGACAGCGACGCCGTTGACCCAGAGGCGCGCTGGCAGGCCGCGAAGATCAACGACGGTGTCATTACCCATCTTGAACCACGCTGGCCCGGCAGCCCAGACGCCGTCTGCGGTTGGCAAGAGCGCCCTGACCGGGCCTGATCGTCCAACGATCGGTAAGGAACTGCCCAGAGGCGCTACTCCTGCCCATTCGTTCCCGTACGGGTTCGTGTCCCTGATGAATGCAATCCACACTCTATCATCCGATGCTACCGTGAGTAGCTGCACAGAGCCGTGGAACGGGAAGGAAACGGGATGTGACAACCAATGATCGCCTTCCCAGGAAGCGATCCTATGCTGATCGCTCTCAAGGATCCAAACACGACCGTTGCTTTCTACATCCATCGAACGAGGTATCGAATCCGCATCTGAGTAGGTCGGTCTCGTACCAACAGGCAGCCCTACCGTTTGCGTTGACGAAGGCAAACGATAAGCCCAGCGTGTGCCATCGAATACCCAATACCCAACCCAGATTTCTGAACCTGCCACAGTCCACAGCGGGTTGCGATTCCGTGTTGTGAGAATGTTTGCGTATTCCTCCGCCACGACCGCAAATCGGTTCGGATATGTAAACCAGGAGCCATCCGGGTTGCGACGGCTGACAACAGAGTCGGGTAAGCCGTGGCTCAACCATAGGGCGCCATCTGTCGTGATGGCGATGCCATCTACCCAGGCGCTGTAGAGACCGCTGTTTGCTGGCGTCTCGGTCTGCCATGCGCCATCTGAGGTCATGCGCGACAGACCGCCATCACCGCCTGCCCAGAGTTGCCCCGCAGGATCTTCGGCCAATGCCACGATCGTCGTCAGCGGAAGACCATCAAGGCCCGTGAAGCGTTGATAGACCCCAGTCGTTTTGTCAACTCGCAACAGGCCAACTTCACCGCCAATCCAGATGCTCCCATCATGTTCCGCTAACGCCAACATCCAGGGAGTCCAACGCACCCACGTGCGAGCAATGGGCGTCAGATTCAGGTTCGCAGGCGACGTCACGCCTGTAGGCTCGCCGTTGGGCGGAGAAGGTGCAGAATTCTGAGGCGGCGTGGCCTGAAAACCAATGGTCAAGAGGCTGACCACGAACAGTAGTTGCCAACGTTGCACCGACATGGTTCACCTCCTCATCGAAGCGCACTTCCGATCGCATCACATGGGGCGCTGCATGAATCACGACATTTGGCCGCGTACCAGTACAGCTATTCTACCACCTCATCCCTGAACCGGCAACAAAGGCCGAAAAACGGCTGTCGTCTGTTTGTAAGCCGCGCGGCTTGACAAACCCTGCCCTTTCGGCGATAATCACGCCACAATTGCATTGACACCAACAATGGCTGTGATGGAGAAAAGTACGCGGAACCGCGACTCTCAGAGAGGTTGAGCCATAGGCTGTAAGCTCAACCGGGTGCGCCTCCACGGAAGTTCGCTCCTGAGCCGGGTGAGGGAAACCGGTCACCTGACCGGCGCGTAGTTCGCCCCGGATGCCCACCGTTACACGGGCCGCCGGTAAACCCCGTTCGCCGGCTTGAGCGGAGCGATCAGCCTGGCTGATCCTCAACCAGGGTGGTACCACGGAATGTGCCTGACCGCACGTCGTCCCTGACACGTGCGGTTTTTTGTTGCCAAAAAGCGGCCAAAAGAGGAAAGGATTGAAGATGCTCGATCAACTCAAAACCATCGAAGAGGGCGCGCTGGCCACGCTGGCGGTCGCACACGATGCGGCTGGCCTGGAGGGCTGGCGTGTGGCGGTGCTGGGGCGCAAGGGCAGCCTGACCCATGCACTGCGCGGGTTGGGTCAACTGCCGCGCGACGAGCGTCCCGCGGCCGGCGCGGAGGCCAACCGCGTCAAGGATCGCCTGGAAGCCGCGTTCAGCGCGCATCAGGAGGCGCTGCAACAGGCTGAGATCGCGGCCACGCTGGCAGCCGAAGCGGTGGATGTCACCCTACCCGGCCGGCCGCCCAGCCTGGGGCGCATCCATCCCAGCAACGCGGTGCTGCGCCGCATCTACGCCATCTTCGGTCAGATGGGCTTCCAGGTTTACGACGCGCCCGATGTGGAACTCGATGAGATCAATTTCCAATTGCTGAACATCCCGCCCGATCATCCGGCGCGCGACATGCAGGACACCTTCTACACGAAGGACCCAGCCGTGCTTCTGCGCACGCACACCTCGCCTGGGCAGATTCGCGCCATGCGCCAGTTCGCACCCGCGCCGCTGCGCGTCATCCTGCCGGGCAAGTGCTTCCGCTACGAACAGGTCACTGCCCGCAGCGAATTCATGTTCCACCAGGTGGAAGGGCTGGCGGTGGGCAAAGGGATCACGATGGCCGATCTCAAAGGCACGCTGCAGGAATTTGCCAATCAACTCTACGGCGAAGGCCGGCAGTTACGCTTCCGCTGCTCCTACTTCCCCTTTGTGGAGCCAGGCGTGGAGGTGGACATGGACTGCATCCTGTGCGGCGGTCGCGGCTGTCGTCTGTGCAAATACAGCGGCTGGCTGGAGATCAGCGGCGCCGGCATGGTCCACCCTGTCGTCCTGCGCAACGGCGGCTACGACCCCGCCATCTACACCGGCTTCGCCTTCGGCATGGGGCCAGAGCGCATCACCATGCTCAAACACAGCATTGACGACATTCGTTACTTCTTCTCGAACGATGTACGATTCTTGGAGCAGTTCTGATGAAAATACCACTGAACTGGTTACGTGATTATGTAGATATCCAACTGTCCGCCGAGGAGCTGGGGCAGCGCCTGACCCTGGCGGGGATCGAGGTGGCAGGCATCGAGCGCATCGGCGCGGAGTGGGAGCGCGACAAAATTTTCGTCGGCGAAATCGTACGCATCGAGCCGCACCCGGACGCGGACCGCCTGGTGCTGGCAACCGTGGTTTACGGCGGCGACGCGGCGATGACCGTCGTCACCGGCGCGCCCAATCTGTTCCCGTACAAGGGCCAGGCCAATCCGGGTCTGAAGTCGCCCTTTGCCATCAGCGGCGCGCGGCTGATTGATGGGCACAGCGCGGAAAAGAAGGTCATGCGCCTCAAGCCCGGCAAAATTCGCGGCGTCCGCTCGGAGGGGATGGTCTGCTCCGAAAAGGAGTTGGGCCTGAGCGACAACCATGACGGGGTGATCATCCTGCCGGCCGATGCGCCGGTGGGCATGCCGCTGGTGGATTACCTGGGCGACACGATCCTGGAGATCGAACTGACGCCCAACCTGGGCCGCTGCCTCTCCATGCTGGGCGTTGCGCGTGAAGTGGCCGCGCTGGAGGCGTTGACCCTCAAACGCGATCAGCCGCTGCTGCAGGAGATTGCAGGCAAGGTGGCGCCCTCCGAGGTGCCCGATCCGGCGCCGGTGACGGAGCCATTTTGCCAGATTGTCATCGAAGCGCCTGACCTGTGCCCGCGCTATACGGCAATCTTGATCCGCAATGTCAAGATCGGGCCGTCCCCGGCCTGGCTGCAGGACCGTCTGCGCCGCGCCGGCCAGCGCCCCATCAACAATGTGGTGGACATTACCAATTACGTGATGCTGGAATGGGGCCAGCCGCTGCACGCGTTCGATTACGACGCGCTGCTGGCGCGGGCACAGCGCAGCGGTCAGACGCTGCCCACGATCCACGTGCGCCGCGCCCAACCTGGCGAGCGCATGACCACCCTCGACAACGTAGATCGGGCGCTGACCGCCGACATGCTGCTGATCGCGGACAGCGCGGGGCCGATTGCCGTAGCCGGCGTCATGGGCGGGCAGGAGACGGAAGTCAACGCAGGGACCGTCAACGTGCTGCTGGAATCGGCCTGCTTCAACAACATCAACAACCGGCGCACCGCGCAGGCGCTGAAGCTGTTCAGCGAGGCTTCAACTCGCTTTGGACGCGGCATCCCGGCCACCCTGGCGCCGCTGGCCAATCGCCGCGCCGCTCAGTGGATGGCCGACCTGGCCGGCGCCGAGGTGACGGCCGGTGTGCAGGATGCCTATCCCCGGCGCCAGCGCGACATCCACATCGAACTGACCCAGGCAGAGGTGGAACGGCTGTTGGGCATGCCCGTGGCGTCAGCCGATCTGCTGCGCACGTTGGAGGCGATGGAGTGCCGGGTTGAACTGACGCCTGGCGACCCCGGCGCGCTGCGCGTCACGGTGCCCTGGCACCGGCTCGACCTGGAAATTCCGGCCGACCTGGTGGAAGAAGTGGCGCGTGGCATTGGTTATGATAAAATTCCGGCCACCCTGTTGGCCTCGGCGCTGCCGGAGCAGTGGCACAACTGGCCGATCGAAGGCGAAGAGGCGATCCGCACGTTGCTGGCCGGCTGCGGCTTGCAGGATACGATCAACTATCCGCTGATCAGCGAGGGTGACAACGCTCGCCTGTTAGCGGCGGCCGGCAGCGGTGACGGCTGGACAGAAGCGCAGGCCACGGCCGGCTACCTGCTGCCCAGCCTGCTGCGACCGGCCGACAGCGTGCAGTTGGCAAATCCGCTGAGTGTGGAACGCAGCGTGCTGCGCTCCAGCCTGCTGCCGGTCGCGCTGCAGGTGATGGCCGCCAATCTGCGCTATCGCGAGCGCTGGGCCGCGTTCGAGATCGGCCGCGTCTACTGGCCGCTGGCCGGCGCGGCGCTGCCCTACGAAGCGCGCCATGTCAGCCTGGTGATGGCCGGGCCACGCGCGCCGGCCTGGTGGCAGGGGGCAAGCGCTGAGGAACTCGATTTCTACGACCTCAAGGGGGTGGTGGAAACCTTGCTGACACGCATGGGTGTGCCGCGGGCGGCAGTACGCTTCACAGCGGCAGATCATCCAACATTCAGCAGGCGTGCGGCGCGTATCCTGGTCAACGATCAGGACATCGGCATCGTGGGTGAACTACACCCGGCCGTGCGGCGAGCCTTCGAGCTGCCGGCGCAGGGGCGCGTCGTCGCTGCCGAACTGGCGCTGGCGCCGCTGTTCGTCGCCCATCAGGCCGATGCACAGATGCAGTCCATCTCCGCGTATCCTGCGATCAAGGAGGACCTGGCGGTGATCGTGGATGAAGCGATACGGGCCGACCAGGTGGCGGAAGCCATTATGGCCGCGGGCGGTGAGCTGTTGCAGGGCCTGCGCCTGTTCGACGTGTACCGCGGCGATCAGATCGGCGCGGGGCAGAAGAGCCTGGCCTACCGCGTGACCTATCAGGCGGCCGACCGCTCGCTGACCGATGCCGATGCGGCCAGGGTGCGGGCCAAGATCGTGCGGCACCTGCAAGAGACCATCGGTGGCAGGCTGCGCACGGCAAACTGAGGAGTAGTTGACCAGGCCTGCTGACTGGTCAGAGTAACGAGAAGAAATCAATTTACTGGAGGACAAGACACGTGGCAAACAAACCTGGCATGCCCCCGCCCCCACAGAAACTGGAAGGACAGCGGGAGAAAACGTCCAAGCAGATCGCGCGCGAGGCGACGCGCAAACGGCGACAGCAGGAACAGCGCCGCAACCTGCTCCTGATCATCGTGGGCGTTGCGATCGTCGGTGTGCTGGCGGTGGTGCTCATCAGCAATGCCTCACGCAACAGCGGCGGCATCGCCCGTTCGGGCAAGGGCGCCACCCTGGGGCCGGCCGATGCACCGGTGGTGCTGAAAGATTTCTCCGATTTCTACTGCAGCCACTGCCGTGACTTCGCGCTGGATCGTGCGCCGGAACTGGTGAAGGATTACGTGGACAAAGGGCTGCTGCGCATCGAGTTCAAGCACTTCCCGCTGCGCGAGTCGTCCTACGGCGCGCACATCGCGGCCGAATGTGCGGCAGGCCAGGACAAGTTCTGGGAGTATCACGATGTCCTGTTCAAGAACCAACAGGGCAGTGAGCTGAGCGCCGCCAAGCTGAAGCAGTACGCGGTGGACTTGGGATTGGACACGGCCGCGTTCGATACCTGTTTCGATGGGAAACAGGGCAAGGCGCAGGTGGACGCAGATGCGCGCGAAGGCGTGGCCAAGCAGATCAATTCAACGCCCACGATGTTCATCAACGATGAACGGGTGCTGGGTGCGGTATCCGTCGAGCAGTTCAAAGAAGTGATCAACCGCAAGCTGCAAGAAAAGGGCATCACGCCCCCCGGCTGAATTCCTTGATTACAGCAGCGGCAAGTTCAGATAATCATCCGGGATGAAGAGGCTGCCCTGGGTGGTGCCTTGCGGGGCCAGGTGCGCCAGTTGCCGGTTGAGATCGAAGGCTGAGGCGGCGCCGGCCAGGGTGGCGTTGAACGCGGCGGCGATGCGCGTCACCTGGTCGGCGGTTTCATGCACGAACTCCAGGCGCCAGTGGAGGATGCCGGCCTGGCGCCAGGCTTCCAGGTGCTGGCTGGCTTCCTGCGCCTCCGCGCCGAACACGGTGTTGCGGCAGCCGACGTCGGCCATGACGGCATGGCTGCGGCCGGCCACGTCGCGCAGGGCCACGCGGTGGGTTTCGCATGGATGGCCGCAGTCCTTGTAACTGGCGCCGCTGGATAGAAAACGGCAGAAGACGCAGTGCTCGGTGTGGAAAACCGGCAGATGATGGTAGGCTACCACTTCGATCTTGTCCGCGCCGATGCCGCGCGCCAGGTCGGCCACCTGCGCGGCATTGAGATCGTGCGTGGGGGTGATGCGCTGCAGGCCGCGGCGCAAAAAGGTGTCGGCCGTCAAGACGTTGGCCGCGTTCAGGCTGAAGTCGCCGATCAGCGATGGATGCGCGCCCTCCTGCAAGGCCATGAGCAGGCCGGTTGAGCGCACCAGGATGGCGCACTCCAGGCGCAGGAGGAAGTTGACGATGCGCTGCTCGTTGGGCTTGAGCACGCGCGGGCTGGCGACACGCGCGGTGATGCCCGCGGCCTGTACCTGCTCCACGGCCGGCCGCAAACCGTACAGGTCGAGGTAGTCCAGCGTGATACTGGCCGGCCGCAGGGTCAGCGCGGCGTCGAGTTGCTCCGGCGTGCGCACGAGCAAATGCAGTTGCGGCGCCAGGTTGAGTGCGGGCGCCGGCGCGATCTGCGCCAGGGCTGCGGCCAGCATGACCTGCGGATCGTGAATCTCCGGCACGCGCGGCTGGCTAAGGCGCTCGCTCAACTGCTCCACCGCCTGCCGGCGCAGTTGGTTGAGCAGGGAACTGGGCGCGAACGGGTTGCCCTGCACATCGAGGCGCAGCTCGGCCAGGGTGAACGGCGTTTGCCCCAGGCGGCCCAACTGCGCCTGCAAGTACTCCTCTGTCAGCGCCCGCTCCTGCGCCGCGACCAGCGGTTCGTCGCTCTGCACGCTGACCGCCAGGCCCGGCCGCGCTGGCAGCGTCCAGGTCAGGCGCAGCGGTTCACCCTCGTGCGCCCACACCTGCACGGCCAGCGGCTGTTTGCGCCGCGGAGATGCCGGTTCGATGAACGGCTGCACGACCTTGTCCAGCCCCGGATCGTGCGTGCGCCAGAGCCAATCGCCGGGGCGAATGCGGCTAAAATCGAGCGCGCCGTTGCCAAACTGCACTTCCAATTGACCGCCGCGGCCCGGGCTGACCTGGTAGACGCGGCCGCCTTCCTCGGTCAGTTGCGGGCTGCGCCAGTCTGCGGCATCGAAAACCACGCCATCGCCCGGCTTCAGCGGCGCCACGGCCGCGTCGGCAGAGGGCGTCAGCAGGATGCGATCGGCCAGCACACCCGTCACGCGGCCCATCAACACCCCGCGGTGACGCGGCGCGCGGCCGCTGACGACAGTTTGGTGATTGACGCCGGTGATGAAATGGGCGCCCAGCCCGCGTGAGTAGACCTGCTCCAACTGCAATTCCTCGCGCCGCGTCACGCTGAGCGGCAGGCCAGCCCAGGCCTCGTCCACGGCCTTGCGATAGGCGGCGGTGGTCAACGCCACGTAGTTGGCGTCCTTGTAGCGACCTTCGATCTTGAGCGCAGCAATGCCAATCTGCACGATCTCCGGCATCTGCTGCAAGGCGTAGAGATCGCCCGGCGAGAGCAGATAGCGCGCATCGCCCAGCGGCGTGAGGCGGTCATCCACCAGCAGCTCGTAGGGCAGGCGGCAGGCCTGTGCGCATTGACCGCGGTTGGCGCTGCGGCCGCCCCAGGCTTCGGACGAAAAACACTGGCCGGAGTAGGAAACGCAGAGCGCGCCATGCACGAACATCTCCAGTTCGCAGTCGGTTTGGCTGCGGATGACGCGCACCTCGTCCAGCGAAAGTTCCCGCGCCATGACCACCCGGCTGACCCCAAACTGCTGCGCCAGGCGGATGCCTTCGGCGCTGGTCAGGCTCATCTGCGTGCTGCCGTGGATTTCGAGCGCCGGCGCGATCTGATGCGCAAGGTGAGCCATGCCCACATCCTGCACGATGATGGCATCCGCGCCGGCCTCGATGATGCCGGTCAGGGTCTGCACCGCTTCGGCCAGCTCATGATCGAAGATCAGGGTGTTGAAGGTGACATAACCCTTGACCCCGCGGCGGTGCAGGGTAGACATGACCTCAGGCAGCTCGGCCAGGGCAAAGCCTACTTTGGCCCGCGCGCTGAAGTGCTTGAGACCGAAGTAGACCGCATCGGCGCCCGCTTCGATGGCGGCCTGCATCTGCGGCCAGTAGCCGGCCGGGCTCATGATTTCTGGTTTGACAAGGCGGATTGGTTGATTCATGACAGGGTAATTGTAGAAGAAAAGAGAGCGATAGGCAAAACATGATTGAGAGCATTACGCTGCGGCCCGGCGTCTGCTATACTGTCAGCGGGAATGGACTTCACTGATCCGCCTACGGAAACAGGCGCAATTCGTGCCCGCTTGCAGGTTTTAATGAGCATCATGAACCCAATTACGCAGTTCTTTGTGGACAACATCATCGAGGTTTATTTTTTCTACGGCCTGGCCTTCTTCACGATGGGGCTGGCGCTGGCGCTCGCCAGCCGGCGCACGTCCGAGCTGAGCTTTGCCCGCGCCATCGGGCCGCTGGCCGTTTTCGGCCTGCTGCACGGCGCGCACGAGTGGGTGGAGATGTTTCAGCAGATCGCCGCGGTAACCGACGGCTATCAGGCGCCGGTCAGCCATGAGATCATGCGCCTCTTGCT comes from the Candidatus Amarolinea dominans genome and includes:
- a CDS encoding DUF4351 domain-containing protein, which codes for MPYITSVERMGMQRGLEQGIQQGIQQGIQQGVQQGVQQGVQQGQAEMVLRVLNRRFGMISADLTASICGLPSPHLPILLDVALSAEALPEVAAVVTTLIANTDKVNPSPM
- a CDS encoding dodecin domain-containing protein, which encodes MAESVYKVIELIGTSSESWEKAATNAVETASKSLRELRIAEVVQLDMHLDEGRIVAYRAKLKVSFKYESGD
- the pheS gene encoding phenylalanine--tRNA ligase subunit alpha; translation: MKMLDQLKTIEEGALATLAVAHDAAGLEGWRVAVLGRKGSLTHALRGLGQLPRDERPAAGAEANRVKDRLEAAFSAHQEALQQAEIAATLAAEAVDVTLPGRPPSLGRIHPSNAVLRRIYAIFGQMGFQVYDAPDVELDEINFQLLNIPPDHPARDMQDTFYTKDPAVLLRTHTSPGQIRAMRQFAPAPLRVILPGKCFRYEQVTARSEFMFHQVEGLAVGKGITMADLKGTLQEFANQLYGEGRQLRFRCSYFPFVEPGVEVDMDCILCGGRGCRLCKYSGWLEISGAGMVHPVVLRNGGYDPAIYTGFAFGMGPERITMLKHSIDDIRYFFSNDVRFLEQF
- a CDS encoding phenylalanine--tRNA ligase subunit beta, with amino-acid sequence MKIPLNWLRDYVDIQLSAEELGQRLTLAGIEVAGIERIGAEWERDKIFVGEIVRIEPHPDADRLVLATVVYGGDAAMTVVTGAPNLFPYKGQANPGLKSPFAISGARLIDGHSAEKKVMRLKPGKIRGVRSEGMVCSEKELGLSDNHDGVIILPADAPVGMPLVDYLGDTILEIELTPNLGRCLSMLGVAREVAALEALTLKRDQPLLQEIAGKVAPSEVPDPAPVTEPFCQIVIEAPDLCPRYTAILIRNVKIGPSPAWLQDRLRRAGQRPINNVVDITNYVMLEWGQPLHAFDYDALLARAQRSGQTLPTIHVRRAQPGERMTTLDNVDRALTADMLLIADSAGPIAVAGVMGGQETEVNAGTVNVLLESACFNNINNRRTAQALKLFSEASTRFGRGIPATLAPLANRRAAQWMADLAGAEVTAGVQDAYPRRQRDIHIELTQAEVERLLGMPVASADLLRTLEAMECRVELTPGDPGALRVTVPWHRLDLEIPADLVEEVARGIGYDKIPATLLASALPEQWHNWPIEGEEAIRTLLAGCGLQDTINYPLISEGDNARLLAAAGSGDGWTEAQATAGYLLPSLLRPADSVQLANPLSVERSVLRSSLLPVALQVMAANLRYRERWAAFEIGRVYWPLAGAALPYEARHVSLVMAGPRAPAWWQGASAEELDFYDLKGVVETLLTRMGVPRAAVRFTAADHPTFSRRAARILVNDQDIGIVGELHPAVRRAFELPAQGRVVAAELALAPLFVAHQADAQMQSISAYPAIKEDLAVIVDEAIRADQVAEAIMAAGGELLQGLRLFDVYRGDQIGAGQKSLAYRVTYQAADRSLTDADAARVRAKIVRHLQETIGGRLRTAN
- a CDS encoding DsbA family protein, yielding MANKPGMPPPPQKLEGQREKTSKQIAREATRKRRQQEQRRNLLLIIVGVAIVGVLAVVLISNASRNSGGIARSGKGATLGPADAPVVLKDFSDFYCSHCRDFALDRAPELVKDYVDKGLLRIEFKHFPLRESSYGAHIAAECAAGQDKFWEYHDVLFKNQQGSELSAAKLKQYAVDLGLDTAAFDTCFDGKQGKAQVDADAREGVAKQINSTPTMFINDERVLGAVSVEQFKEVINRKLQEKGITPPG
- a CDS encoding U32 family peptidase; its protein translation is MNQPIRLVKPEIMSPAGYWPQMQAAIEAGADAVYFGLKHFSARAKVGFALAELPEVMSTLHRRGVKGYVTFNTLIFDHELAEAVQTLTGIIEAGADAIIVQDVGMAHLAHQIAPALEIHGSTQMSLTSAEGIRLAQQFGVSRVVMARELSLDEVRVIRSQTDCELEMFVHGALCVSYSGQCFSSEAWGGRSANRGQCAQACRLPYELLVDDRLTPLGDARYLLSPGDLYALQQMPEIVQIGIAALKIEGRYKDANYVALTTAAYRKAVDEAWAGLPLSVTRREELQLEQVYSRGLGAHFITGVNHQTVVSGRAPRHRGVLMGRVTGVLADRILLTPSADAAVAPLKPGDGVVFDAADWRSPQLTEEGGRVYQVSPGRGGQLEVQFGNGALDFSRIRPGDWLWRTHDPGLDKVVQPFIEPASPRRKQPLAVQVWAHEGEPLRLTWTLPARPGLAVSVQSDEPLVAAQERALTEEYLQAQLGRLGQTPFTLAELRLDVQGNPFAPSSLLNQLRRQAVEQLSERLSQPRVPEIHDPQVMLAAALAQIAPAPALNLAPQLHLLVRTPEQLDAALTLRPASITLDYLDLYGLRPAVEQVQAAGITARVASPRVLKPNEQRIVNFLLRLECAILVRSTGLLMALQEGAHPSLIGDFSLNAANVLTADTFLRRGLQRITPTHDLNAAQVADLARGIGADKIEVVAYHHLPVFHTEHCVFCRFLSSGASYKDCGHPCETHRVALRDVAGRSHAVMADVGCRNTVFGAEAQEASQHLEAWRQAGILHWRLEFVHETADQVTRIAAAFNATLAGAASAFDLNRQLAHLAPQGTTQGSLFIPDDYLNLPLL